In the genome of Croceimicrobium hydrocarbonivorans, one region contains:
- a CDS encoding MBL fold metallo-hydrolase, producing MRPNFKIWIGILISLQLSAQKLMVLGRAQDAGKPQLGCEKECCQPGATKGNVVSLAWLEPDSAQWTLIEASPDISEQFQLIPQGYGRLPKAVYVSHAHIGHYTGLMYFGREACNTHQLPLFCGERMAEFLSTNGPWSQLFELQNLKLHPQKASLKAADLIAQVDSPGIYVFKVPHRDEFSETLAYIIKGKSKTALFIPDIDKWQLWDEDIVELVQAVDYALLDATFYNAEELPGRDMSEIPHPFVVESMALFDRLDTEEKAKIHFIHLNHSNPLWKPQSDAFKEVEAKGYRLSWKGQIFNL from the coding sequence ATGAGGCCTAATTTCAAAATTTGGATTGGCATCTTAATAAGCCTACAGCTTTCGGCCCAAAAGCTCATGGTATTGGGTCGTGCCCAAGATGCAGGAAAACCTCAACTAGGCTGCGAAAAAGAATGTTGCCAGCCTGGAGCCACTAAAGGCAATGTGGTTTCCTTAGCCTGGCTGGAGCCGGATTCGGCACAATGGACCTTAATTGAAGCCAGTCCGGATATTAGCGAGCAATTTCAATTAATTCCCCAAGGCTATGGCCGCTTACCCAAGGCTGTTTATGTTAGTCATGCCCATATTGGTCATTATACGGGATTGATGTATTTCGGTCGGGAAGCCTGCAACACTCATCAATTGCCCTTATTTTGTGGAGAGCGAATGGCCGAATTTCTAAGTACGAATGGGCCCTGGTCGCAATTATTCGAATTGCAAAATTTGAAGCTCCATCCTCAGAAAGCCAGCCTAAAAGCGGCAGATCTTATTGCGCAGGTGGACAGTCCCGGCATTTATGTTTTTAAAGTACCCCATCGGGATGAATTCTCCGAAACCCTGGCCTATATCATTAAAGGAAAATCCAAGACGGCTCTTTTTATTCCAGATATCGATAAATGGCAGCTTTGGGATGAGGATATTGTGGAATTGGTGCAAGCGGTAGACTATGCGCTTTTGGACGCAACCTTTTACAATGCCGAAGAATTGCCAGGCCGCGATATGAGTGAGATTCCCCATCCCTTTGTAGTGGAAAGCATGGCCCTGTTCGATCGCTTAGATACGGAAGAAAAAGCCAAGATTCACTTCATCCATCTCAATCATAGCAATCCCCTTTGGAAGCCTCAATCGGATGCTTTTAAGGAAGTGGAAGCCAAGGGCTATCGCTTATCCTGGAAGGGACAAATCTTTAATCTATGA
- a CDS encoding glycoside hydrolase family 26 protein: MSKAGRKLWRRFILLAIAFGLVIFSALFFWARVNYPSYAKDFYISHKWGERDQAVLLKTQIADYSQYELNPAFEHRYVQLNQSEDWQIPTALIEDLPTQASLIIDLECWGSKYWPVYRSAPLGAVSEGVYDQKIIQLADMLASLKQEVYLNFNPQMEVPGRFFPWQEYPSVYIDAYRHVQALIKSKAPSVKMLWSPAGYPGLEEYYPGSDYVDALSITLIAHSEIPLEVYPKMKLEDEVYRRLHRLRFFNHECLVLAGQYDDLSPELWQSQIAFQKANPQLYNRQYFEHLETKVAEDSLFHLGVYDPDRKLDDLAGINAEHLFINLATYKKEGFFEELEKVKQNGRELILTLETIEDRNFERDDQCLEKLLNGEYDPELEELLDSLQHFPRQIYLRFSQEMEIPIERYPWQSKDPKLYIDAYRYLMLRAEKAIPNILKVWGPAGDRGSLEWYPGSDQVDYISIAIYGLPDKNITDPTQQEQFAQIYRRKSWRMRQAPEPIFITEFGVKGPEDFQEQWLLKAAETIKSAEEIAGINYFNMHDVPKAWGDIAPPDWSVEAQTYRNFIKALDRP; encoded by the coding sequence ATGAGTAAAGCAGGGCGAAAACTGTGGCGGCGTTTTATTCTCCTGGCTATCGCCTTTGGCCTGGTCATTTTTTCGGCCCTTTTCTTTTGGGCCCGGGTAAATTACCCTTCCTACGCCAAGGACTTTTACATCAGTCATAAATGGGGCGAGCGCGATCAAGCAGTGCTGCTTAAAACTCAAATTGCGGATTACAGTCAATATGAATTAAATCCCGCTTTTGAGCATCGCTATGTACAGCTCAACCAAAGTGAAGATTGGCAAATTCCAACTGCCCTTATTGAGGACCTTCCGACCCAAGCCTCTTTAATAATTGATCTCGAATGTTGGGGAAGTAAATATTGGCCGGTATACCGCAGTGCCCCTCTGGGCGCAGTTTCGGAGGGAGTTTACGATCAAAAGATTATCCAATTAGCGGATATGTTGGCCAGCCTCAAGCAGGAGGTCTACCTCAATTTCAATCCTCAAATGGAAGTCCCCGGGCGCTTTTTTCCCTGGCAAGAATATCCTTCCGTTTATATCGATGCCTATCGCCATGTGCAGGCCCTAATAAAATCCAAAGCCCCCAGCGTAAAAATGCTTTGGTCGCCGGCAGGTTATCCCGGTTTGGAGGAGTATTATCCCGGTTCCGATTATGTAGATGCTCTGAGCATCACCCTCATCGCTCATTCGGAAATCCCTTTAGAGGTTTATCCCAAAATGAAATTAGAAGATGAAGTGTACCGCCGCTTACATCGCCTGCGTTTCTTTAATCATGAATGCCTAGTTTTAGCCGGACAGTATGATGATCTAAGCCCGGAACTCTGGCAATCACAAATCGCCTTTCAGAAAGCAAATCCCCAACTTTACAATAGGCAATATTTTGAGCATCTGGAAACCAAAGTCGCTGAGGACAGCCTCTTCCATTTAGGAGTATATGATCCCGATCGAAAATTAGATGACCTGGCTGGAATTAATGCCGAGCATCTCTTTATCAATTTAGCGACCTATAAAAAGGAGGGCTTCTTTGAGGAATTGGAAAAAGTAAAGCAAAATGGACGCGAGCTTATCCTTACCCTCGAGACCATAGAAGATCGCAATTTTGAGCGCGATGATCAATGTTTGGAAAAGCTCTTGAATGGTGAATACGATCCGGAATTAGAAGAGCTTTTAGATAGCCTGCAACATTTCCCACGGCAGATATACCTCCGCTTTTCCCAAGAAATGGAGATCCCCATTGAGCGCTATCCCTGGCAAAGTAAAGATCCCAAATTGTACATCGATGCCTATCGGTATTTGATGCTTAGAGCCGAAAAGGCAATTCCCAATATCTTAAAAGTATGGGGGCCGGCGGGCGATCGTGGTTCTTTGGAATGGTACCCGGGCAGTGATCAGGTAGATTATATCAGCATCGCCATTTATGGCCTGCCGGATAAGAATATCACCGACCCCACCCAGCAGGAGCAATTCGCGCAAATTTACCGACGTAAATCCTGGCGAATGCGGCAAGCCCCCGAGCCCATTTTCATCACCGAATTTGGTGTAAAGGGCCCTGAAGATTTTCAGGAACAATGGCTTTTAAAGGCGGCCGAAACTATAAAATCGGCTGAGGAGATTGCAGGTATTAACTACTTCAATATGCATGATGTGCCTAAAGCCTGGGGCGATATTGCTCCACCCGATTGGAGTGTGGAAGCCCAAACTTATCGCAACTTTATAAAGGCTCTCGATCGACCCTAG
- a CDS encoding M4 family metallopeptidase, which yields MNVRLRMACLLFGMSFGLYAQQVNSTGLQEMETAGWYRYTGSQSLSAEAFIEQYHQQLGLGEKDRLELQRVSYGKDGSEHRHYQQLHQGIPVEAGELIIHLRNNAVYLANGEIVSDLNLNPEASISESQALQYALNYFPAQIFAWEAKGEARPQGNLVILNKNFSKEAQQYQLSWKFDVYSYEPYDRNWVYINAQNGSLSHSLSRIHSQDTGTARTKYSGTRSIYTSYDSDSALYVLHDSLTGGGIYTFNMQKRTNKGTAIDFYDDDNYWNNFNANFDEAATDAHWGAERVYSYFKQHYNRFSYDDQNSPLNSFVHYDSNYVNAFWNGQEMTYGDGNGVASTPLISLDVVAHEITHGITEYTANLIYQGESGALNESFSDIFGAAIEFAYDSAGGDWKMGEDFLNTGNGLRNLRNPAQFNHPNTYKGNNWGQGLFFDNGYVHSNSGVQNFWYYLLSDGDSGVNDNNDRYDIEGLGYQAAADIAYHNLDNYLTRFSDHFDARMGAMQSAIDLYGACSNEYIQTTNAWYAVGVGEPTGDYDLSLDALVLPERDCSLGAAEDVIFVIRNNSCAQSITAGTAINLSYSINGGLLQTMSTVISNTLLPDSVAYIVHSQTADLSQTGNYDFFASISTSSDSLTYNNTYEQRVRQESYQNAEWKLLEVLNPISGCELNDSTNISLAAVFLGCDSLAVGTNISLDYSLSGTASQNIGTSLSRSVHYGDTLILDFPTNLNMDARGAYTLTLNLVYSGDPTLNNNRIVNYRVLKPYELLGGKIGFEDFAYADSLLIRHGNNSSSRRNSVASTGNRGLEIVGGPLVNYSDPFEVPRNDTAVWQVNPSFRSTYCTCVDARQEGALQLNFDLQQAYTRLIRRLRSEPSNSAYTSSLRVLANGQPVSGTFIASNPDGDGFQSQIVNLDDFAGQYFELCFETHLLVDKRTNSVTNDGDIINLDNIYLGSSGIGLKEPKVASFSFALYPNPHNGDFNIRLEKASAGTYELEVQDFQGRVISKRSIQTQAGDQNWNFSTDLAAGTYFVLLRSPEGKQYAQRMIIQ from the coding sequence ATGAATGTACGATTGAGAATGGCCTGCCTCCTTTTTGGAATGAGCTTTGGCCTCTATGCCCAGCAGGTAAACAGCACTGGACTTCAAGAAATGGAAACAGCCGGTTGGTATCGATATACCGGTAGTCAAAGCTTAAGCGCGGAGGCCTTTATTGAGCAGTACCATCAACAATTGGGATTAGGCGAAAAAGATCGCTTGGAGCTGCAAAGAGTGAGCTATGGCAAAGACGGTTCCGAGCATCGCCATTATCAGCAATTGCATCAAGGAATCCCAGTGGAAGCGGGAGAGCTGATTATTCACCTACGCAATAATGCAGTATACCTGGCCAATGGCGAAATTGTATCCGATTTAAACTTAAATCCAGAGGCAAGCATCAGCGAAAGCCAAGCTTTACAATATGCCCTCAATTATTTCCCCGCTCAAATCTTTGCCTGGGAAGCCAAGGGAGAAGCCAGACCACAAGGAAACCTGGTTATTCTCAATAAGAATTTCAGCAAGGAAGCTCAGCAATATCAGCTCAGCTGGAAATTTGATGTATACAGCTATGAGCCTTATGATCGCAATTGGGTTTATATCAACGCTCAAAACGGCAGCTTAAGCCATAGCCTTAGTCGCATTCACAGTCAGGATACCGGTACAGCACGCACCAAGTATTCGGGCACACGCAGTATTTACACCAGCTACGATAGCGATTCGGCTCTTTATGTTTTGCACGATAGCCTTACTGGCGGAGGGATCTACACCTTCAATATGCAAAAGCGGACCAATAAGGGGACGGCGATCGACTTTTACGACGATGACAATTACTGGAATAATTTCAATGCCAATTTTGATGAGGCGGCTACCGATGCGCATTGGGGTGCAGAGAGAGTTTACAGCTACTTTAAACAGCATTACAATCGCTTCAGCTACGATGATCAAAATTCGCCGCTCAACTCTTTTGTACACTACGATTCCAATTATGTAAATGCCTTTTGGAATGGTCAGGAAATGACTTATGGTGATGGCAATGGTGTCGCTTCCACCCCATTAATTTCTCTGGATGTGGTAGCCCATGAAATCACCCATGGTATTACCGAATACACCGCCAATTTGATCTATCAGGGAGAATCTGGCGCGCTCAATGAATCCTTCAGCGATATTTTCGGAGCAGCGATTGAGTTTGCCTATGATTCGGCCGGTGGAGATTGGAAAATGGGTGAAGACTTTTTAAATACTGGCAATGGCCTGCGAAACCTGCGCAATCCCGCTCAGTTTAATCATCCCAATACGTATAAAGGCAATAATTGGGGCCAGGGTCTCTTTTTCGACAATGGCTATGTACACAGTAATTCTGGGGTTCAGAACTTTTGGTACTACCTGCTAAGTGATGGTGATTCTGGCGTGAACGACAATAATGATCGCTACGATATTGAAGGTCTTGGCTATCAAGCTGCAGCGGATATTGCCTACCATAATCTCGACAATTACCTCACCCGTTTTTCGGATCATTTTGATGCCCGCATGGGGGCCATGCAATCGGCCATCGACCTTTATGGGGCCTGCTCTAATGAGTATATTCAAACCACCAATGCCTGGTATGCAGTGGGAGTAGGAGAGCCTACCGGCGATTATGATCTTAGTCTTGATGCACTGGTGCTTCCCGAACGTGACTGCAGTTTAGGTGCTGCGGAAGATGTGATTTTTGTAATTCGCAATAATAGCTGCGCCCAAAGCATTACAGCGGGAACGGCAATTAACCTCAGCTACAGCATTAATGGCGGACTCCTGCAAACCATGAGTACCGTAATTAGCAATACCCTTTTACCGGATTCTGTGGCCTATATCGTACACAGTCAAACTGCCGATTTAAGTCAGACGGGTAATTACGATTTCTTCGCCTCGATATCCACATCCAGCGACAGCCTTACTTACAATAACACCTACGAGCAAAGGGTTCGCCAAGAAAGCTATCAGAATGCCGAATGGAAATTGCTGGAGGTGCTCAATCCTATCTCGGGCTGTGAGTTAAATGACAGTACCAACATTAGCCTAGCCGCAGTATTCCTGGGTTGTGATAGCCTAGCTGTAGGTACCAATATTTCATTAGACTACAGTTTATCCGGCACTGCCAGTCAAAATATCGGCACCAGCTTAAGCAGAAGCGTGCATTATGGTGACACCCTAATTCTCGACTTCCCAACCAATTTGAATATGGATGCGCGTGGGGCCTATACCCTTACTTTAAACCTGGTATACAGCGGCGATCCTACTTTGAATAACAACCGCATTGTGAACTATCGGGTTCTAAAACCTTATGAATTACTGGGCGGAAAAATCGGCTTTGAGGACTTCGCCTATGCAGATTCCCTGCTTATTCGCCATGGTAACAATAGCAGCAGTAGACGCAATTCTGTGGCCAGTACCGGTAATCGCGGACTGGAAATAGTGGGTGGCCCGCTGGTTAATTATTCGGATCCTTTTGAGGTGCCTCGCAATGACACTGCCGTTTGGCAGGTAAATCCCAGCTTCCGCTCCACTTATTGCACCTGTGTAGATGCCCGTCAGGAAGGAGCCTTGCAATTAAACTTCGATTTACAGCAGGCTTATACTCGCCTAATCCGACGTTTGCGTTCAGAACCCAGTAACAGCGCTTATACCAGCAGCTTGCGGGTTTTAGCCAATGGACAGCCGGTTAGCGGAACCTTTATTGCCAGCAATCCGGATGGCGATGGATTCCAAAGTCAAATTGTGAATTTGGATGATTTTGCCGGGCAGTATTTCGAGCTCTGTTTTGAGACCCATCTATTGGTGGATAAGCGTACCAATTCGGTCACCAATGATGGCGATATTATCAACCTCGATAATATTTACTTAGGCAGCAGCGGCATTGGTCTAAAAGAACCTAAGGTAGCCAGCTTTAGCTTTGCGCTCTATCCTAATCCTCATAATGGTGATTTCAATATTCGCTTAGAAAAAGCTTCCGCCGGTACCTATGAATTGGAAGTACAGGATTTCCAAGGTCGAGTGATCAGCAAACGCAGTATTCAAACCCAAGCCGGGGATCAAAATTGGAACTTTAGCACGGATCTGGCCGCAGGTACCTATTTCGTGCTATTACGCAGTCCGGAGGGAAAACAGTATGCCCAGCGCATGATTATTCAATAG